The proteins below come from a single Oryzomicrobium terrae genomic window:
- a CDS encoding metal-sulfur cluster assembly factor: protein MTDPVDSAAVLAALSTVSDPEHGINIVDLGLVYGVDVAPGQVTVRLTLTSPGCPMGNLILGDAEEAVQGVVAPGTVVDLELVWEPPWGPERMSDAAKQHFGWD from the coding sequence ATGACCGATCCTGTCGATAGCGCCGCCGTGCTGGCGGCCCTTTCCACCGTCTCCGACCCGGAGCACGGCATCAACATCGTGGACCTGGGCCTGGTCTACGGGGTGGACGTGGCCCCGGGCCAGGTGACGGTGCGCCTCACCCTGACCAGCCCGGGCTGCCCCATGGGCAACCTGATCCTGGGCGACGCCGAGGAGGCGGTGCAGGGCGTGGTGGCGCCGGGCACCGTGGTGGATCTGGAGCTGGTGTGGGAGCCGCCCTGGGGGCCGGAACGCATGTCGGATGCCGCCAAGCAGCACTTCGGCTGGGATTGA
- a CDS encoding NAD-dependent epimerase/dehydratase family protein, whose protein sequence is MLIGSGDVARRALPALVRRYRVFAVIRDPGERAALRALGAIPVVADLDDPASLARLAGLAQQVLHLAPPPDSGERDPRTARLLAALGRGKTLPERLVYISTSGVYGDCGGARIDETRPVAPQSARGKRRVDAERQVRAFARRNRVTATLLRVPGIYAADRLPVERLKRGTPALLPGEDGYTNHIHADDLAAACVAALVRGRPGRAVNACDDSQLTMGDWFDAVADAFALPRPPRVSRRDAEQTLSPALLSFMNESRRLSNRRLKRELHLRLRYPTVAEGLAAAVAALAATHGT, encoded by the coding sequence CTGTTGATCGGCAGCGGCGACGTGGCGCGCCGCGCCCTACCGGCCCTGGTGCGGCGCTACCGGGTGTTCGCCGTGATCCGTGATCCGGGCGAGCGGGCGGCGCTGCGCGCCCTCGGCGCCATCCCGGTGGTGGCCGACCTGGACGATCCCGCCTCCCTGGCCCGGCTGGCCGGCCTGGCACAGCAGGTGCTGCACCTGGCGCCGCCGCCGGATTCCGGCGAGCGCGACCCGCGCACCGCTCGGCTACTGGCCGCCCTGGGCCGGGGCAAGACCCTGCCCGAGCGGCTGGTCTACATCAGCACCAGCGGCGTCTACGGCGACTGTGGCGGCGCGCGCATCGACGAGACCCGGCCGGTGGCGCCGCAGAGCGCCCGAGGCAAGCGCCGGGTCGATGCGGAGCGGCAGGTGCGCGCCTTCGCCCGGCGCAACCGTGTGACCGCTACGCTGCTGCGGGTGCCCGGCATTTACGCCGCCGACCGCCTGCCGGTGGAGCGCCTCAAGCGCGGTACCCCGGCCCTGCTGCCCGGCGAGGACGGCTACACCAACCACATCCACGCCGACGATCTGGCGGCCGCCTGCGTCGCCGCCCTGGTGCGCGGCCGGCCCGGTCGGGCGGTGAATGCCTGTGACGATTCGCAGCTGACCATGGGCGACTGGTTCGACGCCGTGGCCGACGCCTTCGCCCTGCCGCGCCCGCCCCGGGTCAGCCGGCGCGACGCCGAGCAGACCCTGTCGCCGGCCCTGCTGTCGTTCATGAACGAGTCGCGCCGCCTCTCCAACCGCCGCCTGAAACGCGAACTGCACCTGCGCCTGCGCTACCCCACCGTAGCCGAGGGCCTGGCCGCCGCGGTGGCGGCACTGGCCGCAACCCACGGTACCTGA
- a CDS encoding gamma carbonic anhydrase family protein → MPLAPYLDHTPQLGERVYLHPSAQVIGDVTIGADSSLWCNTVVRGDVNRIVIGTCSNVQDLAMAHVSHKTADKPEGSPLIIGDYVTIGHAAILHGCTIGNECLIGMGTIVMDDAVIADRVMVGAGSLVPPGKMLESGMLYTGRPVRAVRPLTEAEIAYLKYSAEHYVRVKNNYRDSAA, encoded by the coding sequence ATGCCCCTCGCCCCCTACCTCGACCACACGCCCCAGCTTGGCGAACGGGTCTATCTCCATCCCTCCGCCCAGGTGATCGGCGACGTCACCATCGGCGCCGACAGTTCCTTGTGGTGCAACACGGTGGTGCGCGGGGACGTGAACCGCATCGTCATCGGCACCTGCAGCAACGTCCAGGACCTGGCCATGGCCCACGTCTCGCACAAGACGGCGGACAAGCCGGAAGGCTCGCCGCTCATCATCGGCGACTACGTCACCATCGGCCACGCCGCCATCCTGCACGGCTGCACCATCGGCAACGAGTGCCTGATCGGCATGGGCACCATCGTCATGGACGACGCGGTGATCGCCGACCGGGTGATGGTCGGCGCCGGCAGCCTGGTCCCTCCGGGCAAGATGCTGGAAAGCGGCATGCTGTACACCGGCCGCCCGGTGCGCGCCGTGCGCCCCCTGACCGAGGCGGAAATCGCCTACCTGAAGTACTCCGCCGAGCACTACGTGCGGGTCAAGAACAACTACCGGGACAGCGCCGCCTGA
- a CDS encoding c-type cytochrome, translating to MSKSLISLSALSALALSAGLLSGAAQASEDLAKAKFCVGCHQIDKKLLGPAYKDVAKKYAGVAGAEGDLAKKIRGGSKGVWGGAEMPANSAVSEAEAATLAKWILSLK from the coding sequence ATGAGCAAGTCCCTGATCTCCCTTTCCGCGCTTTCCGCCCTGGCCCTGAGCGCCGGCCTGCTGTCCGGCGCCGCCCAGGCCTCCGAGGATCTGGCCAAGGCCAAGTTCTGCGTCGGCTGCCACCAGATCGACAAGAAATTGCTTGGCCCGGCCTACAAGGACGTGGCCAAGAAATACGCCGGCGTGGCCGGCGCCGAGGGCGACCTGGCGAAGAAGATCCGCGGCGGCAGCAAGGGTGTCTGGGGTGGCGCGGAAATGCCCGCCAACTCCGCTGTTTCCGAAGCCGAGGCAGCAACCCTGGCGAAGTGGATTCTCAGCCTGAAGTAA
- a CDS encoding PEP-CTERM sorting domain-containing protein: MRKTLLSLAVAGAMAVGASAASAATQSYSFSSCLSGCSGSVASIATLTLNDIVGGVSFSLTSTAPPGSFIGKFLMDGPNGTFASTGVQTISSGTWVAVPASNSNTSLNGYQWTVDFPPPPGNGDHFLPGDNAAWTILGAGVSVASFTNPARMMIHLQNIPPGYGMDDSAKLAPAVPEPETYAMFLAGLGLMGVLARRKQARREEDALAV, translated from the coding sequence ATGCGTAAGACCCTTCTTTCCCTTGCTGTGGCTGGCGCCATGGCCGTGGGCGCCAGCGCGGCGTCGGCGGCGACCCAGTCCTACAGCTTCAGCAGTTGCCTGTCGGGCTGCTCGGGGAGTGTTGCCAGCATCGCTACCCTAACTCTGAATGACATCGTGGGTGGGGTATCGTTCTCTCTGACCAGCACCGCCCCGCCGGGATCATTCATCGGCAAATTCCTCATGGACGGTCCGAATGGGACGTTTGCCAGTACAGGTGTCCAAACCATCAGCAGTGGCACCTGGGTGGCAGTTCCGGCCTCGAATAGCAACACGTCACTCAACGGTTATCAATGGACCGTGGATTTCCCGCCCCCTCCGGGGAACGGCGACCACTTCCTACCCGGTGACAACGCCGCCTGGACCATCCTGGGCGCCGGTGTGAGCGTGGCTTCCTTCACCAACCCGGCCCGGATGATGATCCACCTGCAGAACATCCCCCCGGGGTATGGCATGGACGATTCGGCCAAGCTCGCTCCGGCGGTCCCGGAGCCTGAAACCTACGCCATGTTCCTGGCCGGTCTCGGCCTGATGGGGGTTCTGGCGCGGCGCAAGCAGGCGCGGCGCGAAGAGGATGCGCTTGCGGTGTAA
- a CDS encoding ABC transporter ATP-binding protein, with product MLEVTGLAVSYGGIRAVKGITFHVNAGELVALIGANGAGKTSTLKALARQLPAVGSLRYEGRELAELAPHQLIGAGIALVPEGRGVFARLTVEENLDMGAYSLTGRAGRQAVAQGLERAYALMPRLKERRRQLAGTLSGGEQQMLAIARALMGEPRLLLLDEPSMGLAPLMVQKVFEVIREVRAAGVTVLLVEQNARLALQAADRGYVLESGELAFTDDAPRLLADPRVQAAYLGE from the coding sequence ATGCTTGAAGTCACCGGCCTGGCCGTGTCCTACGGCGGCATCCGCGCCGTCAAGGGCATCACCTTCCACGTCAACGCTGGGGAGCTGGTGGCCTTGATCGGTGCCAACGGCGCCGGCAAGACCTCGACCCTCAAGGCCCTGGCCCGGCAACTGCCCGCTGTCGGCAGCCTGCGCTACGAGGGCCGGGAACTGGCCGAGCTGGCGCCGCACCAGCTAATCGGCGCCGGCATTGCCCTGGTGCCCGAAGGCCGCGGCGTGTTCGCCCGGCTGACGGTGGAAGAGAACCTGGACATGGGCGCCTACTCCCTGACCGGCCGGGCCGGCCGTCAGGCCGTGGCCCAAGGCTTGGAGCGGGCCTACGCCCTGATGCCGCGCCTCAAGGAGCGGCGCCGCCAACTGGCCGGCACCCTGTCCGGCGGCGAACAGCAGATGCTGGCCATCGCCCGGGCCCTGATGGGCGAGCCGCGCCTGCTACTGCTCGACGAGCCCTCCATGGGCCTGGCGCCGCTGATGGTGCAGAAGGTGTTCGAGGTGATCCGCGAGGTGCGCGCCGCCGGGGTGACGGTGCTGCTGGTCGAGCAGAATGCCCGCCTGGCGCTGCAAGCCGCCGACCGGGGCTACGTGCTCGAATCCGGGGAACTGGCGTTTACCGACGATGCCCCCCGCCTGCTGGCAGACCCCCGGGTGCAGGCGGCCTATTTAGGAGAATGA
- a CDS encoding CopD family protein: MLTVKALHLIFVVSWFAGLFYLPRIFVNLAMVPAESVAERDRLLLMAGKLYRFVTPIGALAVGLGFWLWFGFGADRFPGGWLHAKTFLVLLLVVYHLLCGQLLRRFQRGAELRGHVWFRFFNEIPVLLLVAVVFLVVLKPF; the protein is encoded by the coding sequence ATGCTTACCGTCAAAGCCCTGCACCTGATCTTCGTCGTCAGCTGGTTCGCCGGCCTGTTCTACCTGCCGCGCATCTTCGTCAACCTGGCCATGGTGCCGGCCGAGTCGGTGGCCGAGCGCGACCGGCTGCTGCTCATGGCCGGCAAGCTGTACCGCTTCGTCACCCCCATCGGCGCCCTGGCCGTGGGCCTGGGCTTCTGGCTGTGGTTCGGCTTCGGCGCCGACCGCTTTCCCGGGGGCTGGCTCCACGCCAAGACCTTCCTGGTGCTGCTGCTGGTGGTCTATCACCTGCTCTGCGGCCAGCTGCTGCGCCGCTTCCAGCGGGGGGCCGAGCTGCGCGGCCACGTCTGGTTTCGCTTCTTCAACGAGATTCCGGTGCTGCTGCTGGTGGCGGTGGTGTTCCTGGTCGTGCTCAAACCCTTTTAA
- a CDS encoding THUMP domain-containing class I SAM-dependent RNA methyltransferase, translating into MFQFFASCPRGLETLLVEDLTAAGALRVAQVPGGAQFTASWEACYRANLHSSVATRILWRIAHNRYTREEDIYKMALAISWTDIFDPSQTIRCDTVATRSPLRSLEFVTLRVKDAICDRFRASTGIRPSVDTRDPDVRISLHLTEDEATLYVDTSGNPLWQRGERLDTGEAPLKENLAAGILRLSGWQPGMALLDPMCGSGTFLLEAAQMAKGEAPGLNRTFGFERLASFDPAIWRDLRNEAAARVQPLTKLPIVGSDIDGGLLRKAQANLRRAGLEGAVELKHCDARDIRPHAAEGIWVTNPPYGVRIGEANELAELYPELGDHLKAEFAGWTACFFSSDTRLPKLIGLRPDRKTPLYNGKLECRLYQFRIVAGFNRRTTAQPQQGQSGEPLPDWASEDLDQ; encoded by the coding sequence GTGTTCCAATTTTTCGCTTCCTGTCCGCGGGGGCTCGAAACCCTGCTCGTCGAGGACCTGACCGCCGCCGGCGCCCTGCGCGTTGCCCAGGTGCCGGGCGGCGCCCAGTTCACCGCCAGCTGGGAGGCCTGCTATCGGGCCAACCTGCACTCGTCGGTGGCCACCCGCATCCTCTGGCGCATCGCCCACAACCGCTACACCCGGGAAGAGGACATCTACAAGATGGCCCTGGCCATCAGCTGGACCGACATCTTCGATCCGAGCCAGACCATCCGCTGCGACACCGTGGCCACGCGCAGTCCGCTGCGCAGCCTGGAATTCGTCACCCTGCGGGTCAAGGACGCCATCTGCGACCGCTTCCGCGCCAGCACCGGCATCCGCCCCAGCGTGGATACCCGGGACCCGGACGTGCGCATCTCCCTGCACCTCACCGAGGACGAGGCCACCCTCTACGTGGATACTTCGGGCAACCCCCTGTGGCAGCGCGGCGAGCGTCTGGATACCGGTGAGGCGCCCCTCAAGGAGAACCTGGCCGCCGGCATCCTGCGCCTGTCCGGCTGGCAGCCGGGCATGGCCCTGCTCGACCCGATGTGCGGCAGCGGCACCTTCCTGCTCGAAGCGGCGCAGATGGCCAAGGGCGAGGCCCCGGGCCTCAACCGCACCTTCGGCTTTGAGCGCCTGGCGAGCTTCGACCCGGCCATCTGGCGCGACCTGCGCAACGAAGCGGCGGCCAGGGTGCAGCCCCTGACCAAGCTGCCCATCGTCGGCAGCGACATCGACGGCGGCCTGCTGCGCAAGGCCCAGGCCAACCTGCGCCGCGCCGGTCTGGAAGGGGCGGTGGAACTGAAGCACTGCGACGCCCGGGACATCCGCCCCCATGCCGCCGAAGGCATCTGGGTGACCAACCCGCCCTACGGCGTGCGCATCGGCGAGGCCAACGAGCTGGCCGAGCTGTACCCGGAGCTGGGGGACCACCTCAAGGCCGAGTTCGCCGGCTGGACCGCCTGCTTCTTCTCCTCGGACACCCGCCTGCCCAAGCTGATCGGCCTGCGCCCGGACCGCAAGACGCCGCTCTACAACGGCAAGCTGGAATGCCGCCTGTACCAGTTCCGCATCGTCGCCGGCTTCAATCGCCGCACCACGGCTCAACCTCAACAAGGGCAGTCCGGAGAGCCGCTCCCCGATTGGGCCTCCGAGGACCTCGACCAGTAA
- a CDS encoding EAL and HDOD domain-containing protein: MSVELFFSREPVVNRQNKIIAHRFTVHDRGSAAAVAATLNALDEHWPRGERSVFVHLPGLDAPGGYADLASLADWVAPPNATLEVPAELIARSAQEPALQAALAPVAGHLCLDFSLEHGAAALNTGRTPRFIGFDAALPANTLATLINKTGALGIPLALNVASHAACKAALDAGASAVAGWFFLDSPEGMTKAATLAPSEAHTIQVLNLVRQNGDIRDIENALKQDVALSYKLLRYINSAGFGLSCEIQSFRHAVTILGYEKLNRWLSLLLAHSSKDPMAPVLLHTAITRGRLMELLGHGLVDKQELDNLFITGAFSLLDVMLGVSMETALEAMHLPEPISDALISDTGVYAAFLDLARACEAGDGAELARQAGMLGLSASQVNAAQLEALAFAEKLEF; this comes from the coding sequence ATGTCCGTCGAACTGTTTTTCTCCCGCGAGCCGGTGGTCAACCGGCAGAACAAGATCATCGCCCACCGCTTCACGGTGCACGACCGCGGCAGCGCCGCGGCCGTGGCGGCGACCCTCAACGCCCTGGATGAGCACTGGCCCCGCGGTGAGCGTTCGGTGTTCGTGCATCTGCCCGGCCTGGACGCGCCCGGCGGCTACGCCGACCTGGCCAGCCTGGCCGATTGGGTGGCCCCGCCCAACGCCACCCTGGAAGTCCCCGCCGAACTGATCGCCCGCTCGGCCCAGGAACCGGCCCTGCAGGCGGCCCTGGCCCCCGTGGCCGGCCACCTGTGCCTGGACTTCTCCCTGGAGCATGGCGCCGCCGCCCTCAATACCGGCCGCACGCCGCGCTTCATCGGCTTTGATGCCGCCTTGCCCGCCAATACCCTGGCCACCCTGATCAACAAGACCGGCGCCCTGGGCATCCCCCTGGCCCTCAACGTCGCCAGCCACGCCGCCTGCAAGGCGGCCCTGGACGCCGGCGCCAGTGCCGTGGCCGGCTGGTTCTTCCTCGACAGCCCCGAGGGCATGACCAAGGCCGCCACCCTGGCGCCCTCCGAAGCTCACACCATCCAGGTGCTCAACCTGGTACGCCAGAACGGCGACATCCGCGACATCGAAAACGCCCTGAAGCAGGACGTGGCCCTGTCGTACAAGCTGCTGCGCTACATCAACTCGGCGGGTTTCGGCCTCTCCTGCGAGATCCAGTCGTTCCGCCACGCGGTAACCATCCTCGGCTACGAAAAGCTCAACCGCTGGCTGTCGCTGCTGCTCGCCCATTCGAGCAAGGACCCGATGGCGCCGGTGCTGCTGCACACCGCCATCACCCGCGGCCGGTTGATGGAACTGCTCGGCCACGGCCTGGTGGACAAGCAGGAGCTCGACAACCTGTTCATCACCGGCGCTTTCTCGCTGCTCGACGTGATGCTCGGGGTGAGCATGGAGACGGCCCTGGAGGCGATGCACCTGCCCGAACCGATCAGCGACGCCCTGATCAGCGATACCGGCGTCTATGCCGCCTTCCTCGACCTGGCCCGGGCCTGCGAGGCCGGCGACGGCGCCGAACTGGCCCGTCAGGCCGGCATGCTCGGCCTGTCCGCCAGTCAGGTGAATGCCGCCCAGCTGGAAGCCCTGGCCTTCGCCGAGAAGCTCGAGTTCTAA
- a CDS encoding ABC transporter ATP-binding protein: MSALLEARAVAKHFGGVKALKDVSLSIAPGEIYGLIGPNGAGKTTFFNCLTGLYAPDGGGFTFAGAPLKASAPHQAAQRGIARTFQNIRLFAHMTARENVMVGRHARTRAGVIGAILRDPRTRAEEAAIARRAEELLHYVGIADRADDLAKHLSYGDQRRLEIARALATEPRLLCLDEPAAGMNATERAALRTLIAGIRSDGITVLLIEHDVKLVMGLCDRVAVLDYGQLVVEDVPAVVQRHPRVIEAYLGAAPDEAGQGGAEEGGHA, translated from the coding sequence ATGAGCGCCCTGCTGGAGGCCCGGGCGGTGGCCAAGCACTTCGGCGGGGTGAAGGCCCTCAAGGACGTGTCCCTGTCCATTGCTCCGGGGGAGATCTACGGCCTGATCGGCCCCAACGGCGCCGGCAAGACCACCTTCTTCAACTGCCTGACCGGCCTGTATGCACCGGACGGCGGCGGCTTCACCTTCGCCGGGGCGCCGCTCAAGGCCAGCGCGCCGCACCAGGCAGCCCAGCGCGGTATCGCCCGGACCTTCCAGAACATCCGCCTGTTCGCCCACATGACCGCCCGGGAGAATGTCATGGTCGGCCGCCACGCCCGCACCCGGGCCGGGGTGATCGGCGCCATCCTGCGCGACCCGCGTACCCGGGCCGAGGAAGCGGCCATCGCCCGGCGCGCCGAGGAACTGCTCCATTACGTGGGCATCGCCGACCGGGCCGACGACCTGGCCAAGCACCTCTCCTACGGCGACCAGCGTCGCCTGGAGATTGCCCGGGCCCTGGCCACCGAGCCGCGCCTGCTTTGCCTCGACGAGCCGGCGGCGGGCATGAACGCCACCGAGCGCGCGGCCCTGCGCACCCTGATCGCCGGCATCCGCAGCGACGGTATTACCGTGCTCCTCATCGAGCACGACGTGAAGCTGGTGATGGGCCTGTGCGACCGGGTGGCGGTGCTCGACTACGGCCAACTGGTGGTGGAGGACGTGCCGGCGGTGGTGCAGCGCCACCCCCGGGTGATCGAGGCTTACCTGGGCGCCGCCCCGGACGAGGCAGGCCAGGGTGGGGCGGAGGAGGGCGGCCATGCTTGA
- a CDS encoding CDP-6-deoxy-delta-3,4-glucoseen reductase, translating to MTYTVRIEPSQHTFTANEGETLLDASLRQGLLLPYGCRDGACGACKGGVLEGTVDHGKAAPHALTDADKAAGKTLFCCATAHSDLVIECREVRRATDIPVKTLPARLEVLEKPAPDVAILKLKLPAAERLQFLAGQYVDILLPGNKRRSFSIANAPHDDVFLELHVRHVPGGLFTDKVFTTMKARDILRFNGPHGTFFLREDSTKPMVLVAGGTGFAPIKALVEHALHEGLTRPMAIYWGARDKAGLYLADLPAGWAAAHPHISFVPVLSEPAAGDGWSGRTGFVHQAVLADFPDLSGHEAYVCGAPVMVEAAKRDFAAAGLPEDAFFADSFEFSADALSAATA from the coding sequence ATGACCTACACCGTCCGCATCGAACCCAGCCAGCACACCTTCACCGCCAACGAGGGCGAGACCCTGCTCGACGCCTCCCTGCGCCAGGGCCTGTTGCTGCCCTACGGCTGCCGCGATGGCGCCTGCGGCGCCTGCAAGGGCGGCGTGCTGGAAGGCACGGTGGACCACGGCAAGGCCGCCCCCCACGCTCTCACCGACGCCGACAAGGCCGCCGGCAAGACCCTGTTCTGCTGCGCCACCGCCCATTCCGACCTGGTGATCGAGTGCCGCGAGGTGCGCCGGGCCACCGATATCCCGGTGAAGACCCTGCCGGCCCGCCTGGAAGTGCTGGAAAAACCCGCGCCGGACGTAGCCATCCTCAAACTCAAGCTGCCTGCCGCCGAACGCCTGCAGTTCCTCGCCGGCCAGTACGTAGACATCCTGCTGCCGGGCAATAAGCGGCGCAGCTTCTCCATCGCCAACGCCCCTCACGACGACGTCTTCCTGGAACTGCACGTGCGCCACGTACCCGGCGGCCTGTTCACCGACAAGGTGTTCACCACCATGAAGGCCCGCGACATCCTGCGCTTCAACGGCCCCCACGGCACCTTCTTCCTGCGCGAGGACTCCACCAAGCCGATGGTGCTGGTGGCCGGCGGCACCGGCTTCGCGCCGATCAAGGCCCTGGTCGAGCACGCCCTGCACGAGGGTCTGACCCGGCCCATGGCGATCTACTGGGGCGCCAGGGACAAGGCCGGCCTGTACCTGGCCGACCTGCCGGCCGGCTGGGCCGCCGCCCACCCCCACATTTCCTTCGTGCCGGTGCTCTCCGAGCCTGCCGCGGGCGACGGCTGGAGCGGCCGTACCGGCTTCGTGCACCAGGCGGTGCTGGCCGACTTCCCCGACCTGTCCGGCCATGAGGCCTACGTCTGCGGTGCTCCGGTGATGGTCGAGGCGGCCAAGCGCGACTTCGCCGCCGCCGGCCTGCCCGAGGACGCCTTCTTCGCCGATTCCTTCGAATTTTCCGCGGACGCCCTCAGCGCGGCCACTGCCTGA
- a CDS encoding ABC transporter permease subunit encodes MTAPAASPAISPVGRTPIPARVWAAYAGLALLLALLPCLVGGVLGLGNAWLRTLNFAVLYVMLALGLNIVVGFAGLLDLGYIAFYAVGAYLYALLASPHFGLHLPAWAILPAGAALAGLFGVILGAPTLRLRGDYLAIVTLGFGEIVRIFLNNLNAPVNITNGPQGVSGIDPLAFFGVSLAKPVVVAGFTLPPLAATYYVFLLLALGVVFVTLRLENSRIGRAWVAIREDEIAAKACGIDTRNIKLLAFAMGASFGGVAGGLFAGFQAFVSPESFSLMESVMVLCMVVLGGMGHIPGVILGAVLLSLLPEAFRYAAVPVQKYLFGHVVVDPESLRMLLFGLALILVMLYRPAGLWPSPLRKRELKRSTS; translated from the coding sequence ATGACGGCTCCTGCTGCTTCCCCCGCCATTTCTCCCGTCGGCCGCACGCCCATCCCCGCCCGGGTGTGGGCGGCCTACGCCGGCCTGGCCCTGCTGCTGGCGCTGCTGCCCTGTCTGGTGGGCGGGGTGCTCGGCCTGGGCAACGCCTGGCTGCGCACCCTCAACTTCGCCGTGCTCTACGTGATGCTCGCCCTCGGGCTCAACATCGTGGTCGGCTTCGCCGGGCTGCTCGACCTGGGCTACATCGCCTTCTATGCCGTGGGCGCCTATCTGTACGCCCTGCTCGCCTCGCCCCACTTCGGCCTGCACCTGCCGGCCTGGGCCATCCTCCCCGCCGGGGCGGCCCTGGCCGGGCTGTTCGGGGTCATCCTGGGGGCGCCCACCCTGCGCCTGCGCGGCGACTACCTGGCCATCGTCACCCTGGGTTTCGGCGAGATCGTGCGTATCTTCCTCAACAACCTGAACGCCCCGGTGAACATCACCAACGGTCCCCAGGGGGTGTCGGGCATCGATCCCCTGGCCTTCTTCGGCGTCTCCCTGGCCAAGCCGGTGGTGGTGGCCGGTTTTACCCTGCCGCCCCTGGCGGCCACCTATTACGTCTTCCTGCTGCTCGCCCTGGGGGTGGTGTTCGTCACCTTGCGCCTGGAAAACTCGCGCATCGGCCGGGCCTGGGTGGCGATCCGCGAGGACGAAATCGCCGCCAAGGCCTGCGGCATCGACACGCGCAATATCAAGCTGCTCGCCTTCGCCATGGGGGCCAGCTTCGGCGGCGTGGCCGGGGGCCTGTTCGCCGGCTTCCAGGCCTTCGTCAGCCCCGAATCCTTCAGCCTGATGGAATCGGTGATGGTGCTGTGCATGGTGGTGCTGGGCGGCATGGGCCACATCCCTGGGGTGATCCTCGGTGCCGTGCTGCTGTCGCTGCTGCCGGAAGCCTTCCGCTACGCCGCGGTGCCGGTGCAAAAATACCTGTTCGGCCACGTGGTGGTAGACCCGGAAAGCCTGCGCATGCTGCTGTTCGGTCTGGCCCTGATCCTGGTCATGCTCTACCGCCCGGCGGGGCTGTGGCCTTCACCCCTGCGCAAGCGCGAGCTGAAACGGAGTACCTCATGA
- a CDS encoding PilT/PilU family type 4a pilus ATPase, giving the protein MERDQALKFMYDLLRLMVEKKGSDLFISAGFPPAIKIDGKVTPVTNQPLSVQHTAELARAIMNDRQAAEFEAKKECNFAISPSGIGRFRVNALVQQGRIGCVLRTINTAIPDLDELKLPPVLKDVAMTKRGLVLFVGGTGSGKSTSLAAMIGYRNENSYGHIITIEDPVEYVHEHKNCIVTQREVGVDTDSWEAALKNTLRQAPDVILIGEIRDRETMEHAIAFAETGHLCMGTLHANSTNQALDRIINFFPEERRQQLLMDLSLNLRGLVSQRLIPLKDGKGRAAAVEVMLNSPLISDLIFKGDVTEIKEIMKKSRELGMQTFDQSLFDLYEAGKISYEDALRNADSVNDLRLQIKLHGKESKDRDLSAGIGHLDIV; this is encoded by the coding sequence ATGGAACGCGACCAGGCCCTCAAATTCATGTACGACCTGCTCCGCCTGATGGTGGAGAAGAAGGGCTCGGACCTCTTCATCAGCGCCGGTTTTCCCCCGGCGATCAAGATCGATGGCAAGGTCACCCCGGTGACCAACCAGCCCCTGTCGGTGCAGCACACCGCCGAACTGGCGCGGGCGATCATGAACGACCGTCAAGCGGCCGAGTTCGAGGCGAAGAAGGAGTGCAACTTCGCCATCTCGCCCTCGGGCATCGGCCGTTTCCGGGTCAATGCCCTGGTCCAGCAGGGCCGCATCGGCTGTGTGCTGCGCACCATCAACACCGCCATCCCCGACCTCGACGAGCTCAAGCTGCCGCCGGTGCTGAAAGACGTGGCCATGACCAAGCGCGGCCTGGTGCTGTTCGTCGGCGGCACCGGTTCGGGCAAGTCCACCTCCCTGGCGGCGATGATCGGCTACCGCAACGAGAACTCCTACGGCCACATCATCACCATCGAGGACCCGGTGGAGTATGTGCACGAGCACAAGAACTGCATCGTCACCCAGCGCGAGGTGGGGGTGGATACGGATTCCTGGGAGGCGGCGCTGAAGAACACCCTGCGCCAGGCCCCGGACGTGATCCTGATCGGCGAGATCCGCGACCGGGAGACCATGGAGCACGCCATCGCCTTCGCCGAAACCGGCCACCTGTGCATGGGCACCCTGCACGCCAACTCGACCAACCAGGCCCTCGACCGGATCATCAACTTCTTCCCCGAGGAACGGCGCCAGCAGTTGCTGATGGACCTGTCCCTCAACCTGCGCGGTCTGGTCTCCCAGCGCCTGATCCCGCTCAAGGATGGCAAGGGCCGGGCGGCGGCGGTGGAGGTGATGCTCAACTCGCCGCTGATTTCCGATCTGATCTTCAAGGGCGACGTCACCGAGATCAAGGAGATCATGAAGAAGTCCCGGGAACTGGGCATGCAGACCTTCGACCAGTCCCTGTTCGATCTCTACGAGGCCGGCAAGATCAGCTACGAGGACGCCCTGCGCAACGCCGACTCGGTCAACGACCTGCGCCTGCAGATCAAGCTGCACGGCAAGGAATCGAAGGACCGGGACCTGTCCGCCGGCATCGGCCACCTGGATATCGTCTGA